A region of Sulfurimonas sp. DNA encodes the following proteins:
- a CDS encoding tetratricopeptide repeat protein, with translation MYDEVLKDYPNAIKWYKKAIQKGDVDAINNLAILYKEQKDYPNAIKWYKKAIKKGHIDARKSLGLLYHQQKDKLNSATYMMGMIGHPYTKERVLGLLRDDWKIDEPTLKKAYKLQKTLVPNPYTGGID, from the coding sequence TTGTATGACGAAGTTTTAAAAGATTATCCAAATGCTATAAAATGGTATAAAAAAGCTATCCAAAAAGGTGATGTTGATGCTATAAATAATCTAGCTATATTATATAAAGAACAAAAAGATTATCCAAATGCTATAAAATGGTATAAAAAAGCCATAAAAAAAGGGCATATTGATGCAAGAAAAAGCCTAGGCTTACTTTACCATCAACAAAAAGACAAGCTAAACAGTGCAACCTACATGATGGGAATGATAGGACATCCTTACACAAAAGAAAGAGTTTTAGGCTTGTTACGAGATGACTGGAAAATCGACGAACCAACCCTAAAAAAAGCCTACAAACTCCAAAAAACTCTAGTTCCAAACCCATACACAGGTGGCATTGACTAA
- a CDS encoding tetratricopeptide repeat protein, with protein MKKLFKILLLVNLLSIQILFANSASEDASDKATIYYEKQDYKEALKWSKKSFDEEASKEVAFNIGLAYKRLKDYQNAIKWYEKAFEMGNTDGGGLI; from the coding sequence ATGAAAAAATTATTTAAAATATTGTTATTAGTTAATTTACTCTCAATTCAAATACTGTTTGCGAACAGTGCATCTGAAGATGCCTCAGACAAAGCAACAATATATTATGAAAAACAAGACTATAAAGAAGCATTAAAATGGTCAAAAAAATCATTTGACGAAGAAGCATCTAAAGAAGTGGCTTTCAATATTGGGTTGGCTTATAAAAGATTAAAAGATTACCAGAACGCTATCAAGTGGTATGAAAAAGCTTTTGAAATGGGAAATACTGATGGGGGGGGGCTAATCTAG
- the murD gene encoding UDP-N-acetylmuramoyl-L-alanine--D-glutamate ligase: MQKISLFGYGRTTKAIAKVAINAVFYDDKCTKPFRDSNGFKVNPSSEFNAKYSSLEIPSPGISPSNSLIKKAKNLISEYDYFNDTPPLKIWISGTNGKTTTTQMMQHLLKDKGSQAGGNIGTPLAELSIDAKVWILETSSFTMHYTNIARPNIYVLLPIHPDHLSWHGSMKEYEDAKLKPLLSMQEGEIAIVPHKYKDIKTNAHIISYEDENSLAEHFDINIKKVNFKGAFLADAILGMAVDKILFDRIDYTKINSFKLDPHRQEELKDSKNRLWVNDTKATNIDATKAALNRYKDLHIHLILGGDDKGVELDELFQYLINIDASIYTIGSNKDKLFALGKKHKINSKKCLNLTDAISKIDAVLNINEVALLSPAASSLDEFSSYAKRGNEFKKAVKNIS, from the coding sequence ATGCAAAAGATATCTCTTTTTGGTTATGGAAGAACAACAAAAGCTATTGCAAAAGTAGCAATAAATGCTGTTTTTTATGATGATAAATGCACTAAACCTTTTCGTGATTCAAATGGTTTTAAAGTAAATCCATCTAGTGAGTTTAATGCAAAATACTCCTCACTTGAAATCCCTTCTCCAGGTATTTCTCCTTCAAATTCACTTATCAAAAAAGCTAAAAATCTTATCAGTGAATATGACTATTTTAATGACACTCCACCTCTTAAAATATGGATAAGTGGAACAAATGGTAAAACAACTACAACACAGATGATGCAACATCTTTTAAAAGACAAAGGCTCACAAGCAGGTGGAAATATTGGAACTCCTTTAGCTGAGTTAAGCATAGATGCTAAAGTATGGATATTAGAAACTAGTTCTTTTACAATGCACTATACAAATATAGCAAGACCTAATATATATGTTTTACTTCCTATACATCCAGACCACTTAAGTTGGCATGGAAGTATGAAAGAGTATGAAGATGCCAAACTTAAACCTCTGTTAAGCATGCAAGAAGGTGAAATTGCGATAGTTCCACATAAATATAAAGATATCAAAACAAACGCTCACATCATAAGCTATGAGGATGAGAATTCTTTAGCCGAGCATTTTGATATAAATATAAAAAAAGTCAACTTTAAAGGTGCTTTTTTAGCAGATGCTATTCTTGGGATGGCAGTAGATAAAATACTATTTGATAGAATTGATTATACAAAAATAAACTCTTTTAAACTTGACCCACATAGACAAGAGGAGCTAAAAGACTCCAAAAATCGTCTTTGGGTAAATGATACAAAAGCAACAAATATAGATGCGACGAAGGCTGCTCTAAATAGATACAAAGACTTACATATTCACCTTATTTTAGGTGGTGATGATAAGGGAGTAGAACTTGATGAACTTTTCCAATACCTGATTAATATAGATGCTAGCATCTATACAATTGGTTCAAACAAAGATAAACTTTTTGCTCTAGGGAAAAAACATAAAATTAACTCAAAAAAATGTTTAAACTTAACAGATGCTATATCTAAAATAGATGCTGTTTTAAATATAAATGAAGTTGCTCTACTCTCTCCAGCCGCGTCTAGCCTTGATGAATTTAGCTCTTATGCCAAGCGCGGAAACGAATTCAAAAAAGCTGTTAAAAATATAAGCTAA
- a CDS encoding tetratricopeptide repeat protein, with protein sequence MKYKLLKLLFLAFLFIGQSAYAIEPLSIKYVDPKASEKADSLYNKAQRLYAQKKYQEAILLYEESYEYKPSKDIPANTGISYKHIGEYDKACSWYEIGVKKFNDNKSALNLALLYEEKLNDIDKSIMWYLTSIKLGNIDARKGLGLLYHQQKDKLNSATYMIGMIGHPYTKERVLGLLRNDWKIDEPTLKKAYELQKTLVPNPYTGGID encoded by the coding sequence ATGAAATACAAACTATTAAAATTACTGTTTTTAGCATTTCTGTTTATAGGACAAAGTGCTTATGCGATAGAACCTCTTTCGATTAAGTATGTTGACCCTAAGGCTAGTGAGAAAGCGGATAGTCTTTATAATAAGGCACAAAGACTTTATGCACAAAAAAAATATCAAGAAGCTATCCTCTTATATGAAGAATCATATGAATATAAACCAAGTAAGGATATTCCTGCTAATACAGGAATATCCTATAAGCATATTGGCGAATATGACAAAGCTTGTAGCTGGTATGAGATAGGTGTTAAAAAATTCAATGACAATAAGTCAGCACTAAACTTAGCTTTATTGTATGAAGAAAAGCTAAATGATATTGATAAATCAATCATGTGGTATTTGACCTCAATAAAACTGGGTAATATTGATGCGAGAAAAGGATTAGGACTACTTTACCATCAACAAAAAGACAAGCTAAATAGTGCAACCTACATGATAGGAATGATAGGACACCCTTACACAAAAGAAAGAGTTTTAGGCTTGTTACGAAATGACTGGAAAATAGACGAACCAACCCTAAAAAAAGCCTACGAACTCCAAAAAACTCTAGTTCCAAACCCATACACAGGTGGCATTGACTAA
- a CDS encoding tetratricopeptide repeat protein, producing MKKLFKIFVLLFIFASQSLLAEQDISDEAFKAYKKGEKLYQTKKYDEALKWLKISFDEDQSKEVAFNLGLTYDELKDYPNAIKWYRKAFEMGNKKGGANLGLLYKEQKDYPNAIKWYKKAIKKGNVSAINNLAILYKQQKDYPNAIKWYKKAIKKGHIDARKNLGLLFHQQKDKLNSATYMIGMIGHPYTKERVLGLLRDDWKIDEPTLKKAYKLQKTLVPNPYTGGID from the coding sequence ATGAAAAAATTATTTAAAATATTTGTACTACTGTTTATATTTGCTTCGCAGTCTCTCCTTGCAGAACAAGATATAAGTGATGAAGCTTTCAAGGCTTATAAAAAAGGTGAAAAACTTTATCAAACCAAGAAATATGATGAAGCCTTAAAATGGTTGAAAATTTCCTTTGATGAAGACCAATCTAAAGAAGTGGCTTTTAACCTTGGTTTAACTTATGATGAACTGAAAGATTACCCTAATGCTATAAAATGGTATAGAAAAGCTTTTGAGATGGGAAATAAAAAGGGGGGAGCAAATTTAGGACTGTTATATAAAGAACAAAAAGATTATCCAAATGCTATAAAATGGTATAAAAAAGCCATAAAAAAAGGTAATGTTAGTGCTATAAATAATCTAGCTATATTATATAAACAACAAAAAGATTATCCAAATGCTATAAAATGGTATAAAAAAGCCATAAAAAAAGGGCATATTGATGCAAGAAAAAACCTAGGATTACTTTTTCATCAACAAAAAGACAAGCTAAATAGTGCAACCTACATGATAGGAATGATAGGACACCCTTACACAAAAGAAAGAGTTTTAGGCTTGTTACGAGATGACTGGAAAATCGACGAACCAACCCTAAAAAAAGCCTACAAACTCCAAAAAACTCTAGTTCCAAACCCATACACAGGTGGCATTGACTAA
- a CDS encoding DUF805 domain-containing protein produces the protein MEKESNNIISKCESSVLSLKGCYNRIQWWQTTIMVSFIISILFGLYNTLLDKVIHSKEEMVGKTLTYPIPDNMFVQINYPFDIRDSTYDIAPIIKYGNTFEHIVAILLFMVLILVSWISISASVKRFHDIDKSGFWWWINFIPIVGQITVFFMNSFLLSKDTQYCECQTKEKKAQWLFAVAGILLLIPLIIDIVNLYDWNVGAMFFSYAFTVENVFYILLLLLMTLILNFDKLISISYLKKMKITRYISYTYVIWLVYNIIEYILILYNDIQMFNFTFCFWFSIKCGIQFSALCILILNTNKELKKVQNQKVS, from the coding sequence TTGGAAAAAGAATCAAATAACATAATTTCTAAATGTGAATCAAGTGTTCTATCATTAAAAGGTTGTTACAATCGAATTCAATGGTGGCAAACTACAATAATGGTTTCATTTATTATTTCTATACTTTTTGGGTTATATAACACACTGCTTGATAAAGTTATCCATTCAAAGGAAGAAATGGTTGGCAAAACTTTAACATATCCAATACCAGATAATATGTTTGTTCAAATAAATTATCCATTTGATATCAGAGACTCAACATATGATATTGCACCAATAATAAAGTACGGAAATACTTTTGAACATATTGTAGCAATATTACTGTTTATGGTTCTTATATTAGTGTCTTGGATAAGCATTAGTGCCTCTGTTAAGCGTTTTCATGACATTGATAAATCTGGTTTTTGGTGGTGGATTAATTTTATCCCTATAGTTGGTCAGATAACAGTGTTTTTTATGAACTCTTTTCTCTTATCTAAAGATACACAATATTGCGAATGTCAAACTAAAGAAAAAAAAGCACAATGGCTTTTTGCTGTAGCAGGGATTTTATTACTTATACCTTTGATAATAGATATTGTAAATTTATACGATTGGAATGTGGGAGCAATGTTTTTTTCTTACGCTTTTACAGTAGAGAATGTATTTTATATATTATTATTACTACTTATGACATTGATTTTGAATTTTGATAAACTTATTTCTATATCATATTTAAAAAAGATGAAAATAACTCGGTATATTTCATATACATATGTTATCTGGTTAGTGTATAATATCATTGAATATATTCTTATACTATACAATGATATACAAATGTTTAATTTTACTTTTTGCTTTTGGTTTTCCATAAAATGTGGTATTCAGTTTTCAGCATTATGTATACTTATTTTGAATACAAATAAAGAACTAAAGAAAGTACAGAATCAAAAAGTATCCTAA
- a CDS encoding IS3 family transposase, which produces MSRKRTTYTAEFKTKLVLEVLKEDKTLNEIASVNNITPKNLQNWKKIFLENAEVAMEPAKVIKEYKEENVRLQAKLDEYAKVVGQLTVEKDWAVGKLSSLDSSYKKELIDRDENKALSVVKQCNLINYNRSNLFYAPMVNLAKNVIKKHIEKVFEEIPSYGYMKVYHQLLEDGFRVSPNTVLAYRRELGLQAVLAVRPPNTSWADKQHHKYSYKIRGLDIVRANQVWSTDITYIKIKGGMVYMAAIIDWYSKAILSWRISNTMDTDLVIGVLDEALALYGKPEIFNTDQGSQYTSCIHTQTLKDNDIIISMDGKGRATDNICIERFWRSAKVEKIYLNEYERVSILKSDVKDYIEFYNHRRFHETLKYKKPMNVYYDSLKINDENYTKSSENVA; this is translated from the coding sequence ATGAGTCGAAAAAGAACAACATATACAGCAGAATTCAAGACAAAGTTAGTTTTAGAAGTTTTAAAAGAAGATAAGACACTAAATGAAATAGCAAGTGTAAATAATATCACACCAAAAAACTTACAAAATTGGAAGAAGATATTTTTGGAAAATGCAGAAGTTGCGATGGAACCTGCAAAAGTAATTAAAGAGTACAAAGAAGAGAATGTAAGATTACAAGCTAAACTTGATGAATATGCAAAGGTTGTAGGTCAACTAACAGTAGAGAAGGACTGGGCGGTGGGAAAGTTAAGCAGCTTGGACTCTAGCTATAAAAAGGAGTTGATTGATAGAGATGAAAATAAGGCATTATCAGTTGTAAAACAATGTAATCTTATTAACTATAACAGAAGTAATTTGTTCTATGCACCAATGGTAAATCTTGCTAAAAATGTAATTAAAAAACATATAGAAAAAGTATTTGAAGAGATACCAAGCTATGGCTATATGAAAGTGTATCATCAACTACTAGAGGATGGTTTTCGTGTCAGTCCCAACACAGTGCTGGCATACCGTAGAGAGTTAGGTTTACAGGCTGTTTTAGCTGTAAGACCACCAAATACAAGCTGGGCGGACAAGCAACATCATAAATACTCTTACAAAATAAGAGGATTAGATATCGTAAGAGCAAACCAAGTATGGTCAACAGATATAACCTATATTAAAATTAAAGGTGGTATGGTCTATATGGCTGCCATAATTGATTGGTATTCTAAAGCAATATTATCTTGGCGAATATCCAACACAATGGATACAGATTTAGTCATAGGTGTACTAGATGAAGCACTCGCACTCTATGGTAAGCCTGAGATATTTAATACTGATCAAGGGTCACAATATACAAGCTGTATCCACACTCAAACATTAAAAGATAATGACATAATTATCTCTATGGATGGCAAAGGTAGAGCAACAGATAATATTTGTATTGAGAGGTTCTGGAGAAGTGCTAAAGTTGAAAAAATATACCTCAATGAATATGAGAGAGTATCAATTCTCAAAAGTGATGTTAAGGATTATATAGAATTTTATAATCACAGAAGATTTCATGAGACATTGAAATATAAAAAACCTATGAATGTTTATTATGATAGTTTAAAAATCAATGATGAGAATTACACTAAATCTAGTGAAAATGTAGCATAG
- the mraY gene encoding phospho-N-acetylmuramoyl-pentapeptide-transferase, translated as MLYTLHELLNIHILGYITIRAGISFFIALLFTLFLLPRFIKWAQRTSSVQPINELAPESHQQKAKTPTMGGIVFIGSTILASLLTIKFSNMFALGAILTLILFALIGFQDDFAKIKKSENLAGLKAKTKLALQLLASLIVTSFLCIFSNFNTDLYLPFIKTPIFDMGVYSIAFWSLVIISTSNAVNLTDGLDGLATVPSLAALSSFSVIIYITGNATISSYLLMPNFNVGEVAIVASALMGALTGFLWHNCHPAEVFMGDSGSLTIGAFLGYLAIISKSEILLLLIGSIFVIETVSVILQVGSYKLRKKRVFLMAPIHHHFEMKKWAENKIIVRFWIIAILSNLIALITLKIR; from the coding sequence TTGCTCTACACTCTTCATGAACTCTTAAACATTCACATACTTGGATATATCACTATTAGAGCTGGTATTTCATTTTTTATAGCTCTACTTTTCACACTATTTTTACTCCCTCGTTTTATTAAGTGGGCACAAAGAACATCAAGTGTACAGCCTATTAACGAGTTGGCACCAGAGTCACACCAACAAAAAGCGAAGACTCCGACCATGGGTGGTATTGTTTTTATTGGCTCTACCATATTAGCTTCACTACTTACAATAAAATTTTCAAATATGTTTGCACTCGGAGCAATTTTAACACTTATACTTTTTGCCCTTATTGGATTTCAAGATGATTTTGCAAAGATAAAAAAGAGTGAAAATCTTGCAGGATTAAAAGCAAAAACAAAATTAGCACTTCAACTATTAGCATCCCTAATAGTTACATCTTTTTTGTGTATATTTTCAAATTTCAACACAGACCTGTATCTTCCATTTATTAAAACACCTATATTTGACATGGGAGTTTACTCTATTGCTTTTTGGTCTCTAGTAATTATATCAACCTCTAATGCTGTAAACCTTACAGATGGGTTAGATGGTTTAGCAACGGTTCCTTCTCTTGCAGCACTTAGTTCTTTTAGTGTTATTATCTACATTACAGGGAATGCAACTATCTCATCTTACTTATTGATGCCCAACTTTAATGTTGGAGAAGTTGCAATAGTCGCCAGTGCTTTAATGGGTGCTTTAACTGGCTTCTTATGGCATAACTGTCATCCAGCAGAAGTTTTTATGGGCGATAGTGGCTCACTTACAATTGGTGCTTTTCTTGGTTATCTTGCCATCATATCAAAAAGTGAGATTTTACTTCTTCTTATTGGGTCAATCTTTGTTATAGAAACTGTTTCTGTAATTTTACAAGTTGGTAGCTATAAGCTTCGTAAAAAAAGAGTTTTTTTAATGGCTCCAATACATCATCATTTTGAGATGAAAAAATGGGCGGAAAATAAAATCATTGTAAGATTTTGGATTATAGCCATACTTTCAAATCTTATAGCACTTATCACTTTAAAGATTCGCTAG